One genomic region from Acinetobacter sp. LoGeW2-3 encodes:
- a CDS encoding NAD(P)-dependent oxidoreductase, producing MDHHIVFLDDEGIGPTVTLPQLPFSHQWTSYRYTQPEQVIERLQNATVALTCSVPLRKEHLMQLPKLKMISLALTGTDIVDLDYCHEHGIMVTNVPAYAQNTVAEHVIGMIFSLMRQHDNYRNLLKKVTRGEAEPQNIYFDYRIRDVRGQKLGIIGHGAIAKRLAELARAVGMQPRFFDRHGKYKGEEFASFQQILAESDVISLCCPLTPETLNLIDDAELSQMKSDAILINTARGGIVNEQALIKALQTGQIGGAGLDVVVNEPIHPDDPLFQLIDYPNFILNPHVAWSSEDAMQGLINRSIDNIIDFVRGEIPLSAIQKEITCQA from the coding sequence ATGGATCATCATATTGTTTTTCTTGACGATGAGGGAATTGGCCCAACCGTAACTCTGCCCCAATTACCTTTTTCTCATCAATGGACTAGTTATCGTTATACACAGCCGGAACAGGTAATAGAACGTCTACAAAATGCGACAGTGGCTTTGACCTGTAGTGTTCCTTTACGCAAAGAACATTTGATGCAATTACCTAAGCTTAAAATGATTTCATTAGCTTTAACGGGTACTGATATTGTTGATTTAGATTACTGCCATGAACACGGCATTATGGTTACCAATGTACCAGCTTATGCACAAAATACTGTTGCCGAGCATGTGATAGGTATGATTTTTAGCCTGATGCGACAACATGATAATTATCGTAATCTGCTGAAGAAAGTTACTCGAGGTGAAGCTGAACCACAGAATATCTATTTTGATTACCGGATTCGCGATGTTCGTGGACAAAAGTTGGGCATTATCGGACATGGAGCAATTGCTAAACGTCTTGCTGAGTTAGCTCGTGCCGTCGGCATGCAACCCCGCTTTTTTGATCGTCATGGTAAATATAAAGGTGAAGAATTTGCTAGCTTTCAACAGATTCTAGCTGAAAGTGATGTAATTTCGCTTTGTTGTCCTTTAACACCAGAAACGCTGAACTTAATCGATGATGCTGAACTATCCCAAATGAAAAGTGATGCAATCCTGATCAACACTGCTCGGGGTGGAATTGTCAATGAACAGGCTTTAATCAAGGCTCTGCAAACTGGACAAATTGGTGGTGCAGGTCTAGACGTGGTGGTTAATGAACCTATTCATCCCGATGATCCTTTATTTCAGCTTATCGATTATCCAAATTTCATTCTTAACCCACATGTGGCTTGGAGCAGTGAAGATGCCATGCAAGGTCTGATTAATCGTTCGATTGATAACATCATTGACTTTGTACGCGGTGAAATTCCACTTTCAGCAATTCAAAAGGAAATAACATGTCAGGCTTAA
- a CDS encoding transposase domain-containing protein yields MTLIQSAKLNGLDPYAYLSDVLKRLPTHKATQIEELLPHRWKPEPR; encoded by the coding sequence ATGACGTTAATCCAGTCAGCCAAGCTGAATGGACTGGATCCGTATGCCTATTTAAGTGATGTGCTGAAAAGGCTGCCGACACACAAAGCGACCCAAATAGAAGAATTGCTGCCACACCGATGGAAACCTGAACCCCGTTAA
- a CDS encoding RidA family protein: MADIKRIMSGLRASQVVISGNQLETAGIVAECTDKGIIEQTESVLAQLEQLLHTAGIDKNHITRIQIWLSDMAHFNEMNQVYDTWVSTIEKPARACVGAQLASPDYLIEIQATASI, translated from the coding sequence ATGGCAGACATTAAACGGATCATGAGTGGATTACGTGCTAGTCAAGTAGTAATAAGTGGGAATCAACTTGAGACCGCTGGTATTGTAGCTGAATGTACAGATAAAGGTATTATCGAGCAGACCGAATCTGTATTAGCTCAATTAGAGCAGCTCTTACATACAGCAGGTATAGATAAAAACCATATCACACGTATTCAAATATGGCTCTCAGATATGGCTCATTTTAATGAGATGAATCAGGTCTATGACACATGGGTCAGCACTATTGAAAAGCCAGCACGTGCATGCGTGGGTGCTCAATTAGCTAGTCCTGATTATTTAATCGAGATTCAAGCAACTGCATCGATTTAA
- the yddG gene encoding aromatic amino acid DMT transporter YddG, translating into MTKNVATLIGLSAILLWSLMAGLIKKVSMLLGADLGITLVYSCSALLVLLIFKLPNLRKISKKYLFLGTLLFCGYELSFAFAIAYAENAQQSIEVNIIHYLWPSLMVMAFILVQELKFSIWVIFGLLLSIIGIIYIQTGESGLDLNQVIENFKSNPISYILALAAAIIWSIYCVITKKMSEGNNPISIFFIFTAIILWIKFLWVEELLVPSLNLITTLYIVSAGLAVGLGYAAWNIGIMRGNITILVAATYCSPILSSLSAMLILQTDLSVSFWKGTCMVIVGSFICWIATNWNLIKRASI; encoded by the coding sequence ATGACAAAAAATGTAGCAACATTAATTGGGCTCAGTGCAATTTTATTGTGGTCCTTGATGGCAGGGCTAATAAAGAAAGTCAGTATGCTCTTGGGTGCTGATTTAGGTATTACATTGGTCTATAGCTGTAGTGCGCTTTTAGTGTTGCTAATTTTTAAATTACCTAATTTAAGAAAAATTTCTAAAAAATATTTATTTTTGGGGACATTATTATTTTGTGGCTATGAATTATCTTTTGCATTTGCTATTGCTTATGCAGAAAATGCCCAACAATCGATTGAAGTTAATATTATTCATTATTTATGGCCTAGTTTAATGGTAATGGCTTTTATTCTAGTTCAAGAACTAAAATTTAGTATTTGGGTCATTTTTGGCTTATTACTTTCAATTATTGGAATTATTTATATTCAAACAGGTGAGTCGGGTTTAGATCTTAACCAGGTTATTGAAAATTTTAAAAGTAACCCGATAAGCTATATTTTGGCGCTAGCAGCGGCAATAATATGGTCGATTTATTGTGTGATCACTAAAAAAATGAGTGAAGGAAATAATCCAATTTCTATTTTTTTTATTTTTACGGCAATCATCCTTTGGATCAAATTTTTATGGGTAGAGGAGTTACTAGTTCCGAGTCTAAATTTGATAACAACTTTATATATCGTATCGGCAGGCTTGGCCGTTGGATTAGGTTATGCCGCTTGGAATATAGGAATCATGAGGGGTAATATTACTATTTTAGTGGCTGCAACTTATTGTTCTCCTATACTTTCCTCCTTAAGTGCTATGCTCATTCTGCAAACTGATTTGTCAGTAAGTTTTTGGAAAGGCACATGTATGGTAATTGTAGGCTCATTTATATGTTGGATAGCAACAAACTGGAATTTAATTAAAAGAGCTAGTATTTGA
- a CDS encoding GlxA family transcriptional regulator, with translation MRNINTSAYEEILDPEESSDPISPDMRVAFILMNKFTLAPVTGLVESLRFAADRSFRSFQIYCKWDWMTFNDQPVSASCGLSINPTKAFNLQDLKENYDYVVIAGGLMSETRHPPEELVEAMKELHLSKTPLIALCSSSFVLGKAGILDGRKCAVHFTIRDEFIENFPKALALIDKTYVEDRGIFTCPGGTAIDLAANLIRQHCGDIRAQKGLEYLLINSEKPIRTNEFPVLDNPSTYENTTVSRAIAFMSENLSAHVTLKEVAEHVKTNPRQLHRVFVANTNESPANYWRRLRLAHARKLLANTSSYVTTIAIECGFSDASHFILWFKKQYGETPFAYRKRRHEVEKLN, from the coding sequence ATGAGAAACATAAACACTTCTGCTTACGAAGAAATCTTAGATCCTGAAGAAAGCTCTGATCCTATTAGTCCAGATATGAGAGTAGCTTTCATTCTAATGAATAAATTTACTTTAGCCCCTGTCACTGGCTTAGTTGAGTCACTTAGATTTGCTGCAGATCGATCGTTTCGTAGTTTCCAAATTTATTGTAAATGGGATTGGATGACCTTTAATGATCAGCCGGTCTCGGCAAGTTGTGGCTTATCTATTAATCCTACTAAAGCCTTTAACTTACAAGATTTGAAAGAAAACTATGATTATGTCGTGATTGCTGGGGGGCTCATGAGTGAAACACGACATCCGCCAGAAGAGCTGGTAGAAGCGATGAAGGAATTGCATCTTTCGAAAACTCCTTTAATTGCTTTATGTTCAAGTAGCTTTGTATTAGGAAAGGCGGGGATTTTGGATGGGCGTAAATGTGCTGTTCATTTTACAATTCGTGATGAATTTATTGAGAACTTCCCCAAAGCTCTTGCATTGATTGATAAAACGTATGTAGAAGATCGAGGCATATTTACTTGTCCAGGAGGAACGGCAATTGACTTGGCTGCGAACCTGATTCGGCAGCATTGTGGGGATATCAGAGCACAAAAAGGCTTAGAATATCTGCTGATCAATTCCGAGAAACCAATCAGAACCAATGAGTTCCCCGTTTTAGATAATCCTAGTACTTATGAAAATACTACGGTATCGCGTGCGATTGCCTTTATGAGTGAAAATTTAAGCGCACATGTTACGCTTAAGGAAGTTGCAGAGCATGTCAAAACAAACCCACGTCAATTACACCGTGTGTTTGTAGCTAACACTAATGAGTCACCTGCAAATTACTGGCGTCGTTTACGATTAGCACATGCACGCAAACTACTCGCGAATACAAGTTCTTATGTCACGACTATTGCAATTGAATGTGGTTTTTCTGATGCATCTCATTTTATTCTATGGTTTAAAAAGCAATATGGAGAAACTCCATTTGCTTACCGTAAACGCCGTCATGAAGTAGAAAAATTAAATTAG
- the tnpB gene encoding IS66 family insertion sequence element accessory protein TnpB (TnpB, as the term is used for proteins encoded by IS66 family insertion elements, is considered an accessory protein, since TnpC, encoded by a neighboring gene, is a DDE family transposase.), with product MIRIDEIWLSTQPMDMRAGMDTAMAQVLRAFGSIKPYCAYLFCNKRGYRMKVLVHDGPGIWLCARRLEQGKFHWAQVHQGETISLSSEQLQALIQGLP from the coding sequence ATGATCCGTATTGATGAAATCTGGTTGTCTACTCAGCCAATGGATATGCGTGCAGGGATGGATACTGCCATGGCTCAGGTGCTGAGAGCCTTTGGTTCGATCAAACCCTATTGCGCTTACCTATTCTGTAATAAACGTGGTTATCGGATGAAAGTACTGGTACATGATGGACCGGGCATATGGCTGTGTGCCCGGCGTCTGGAACAGGGTAAATTCCACTGGGCTCAGGTTCATCAAGGTGAAACCATCTCACTCAGTTCGGAACAATTACAAGCATTAATCCAAGGCTTGCCCTAG
- a CDS encoding NAD(P)/FAD-dependent oxidoreductase: protein MYRGFWYAQALDRESALSPALQGTVKADVCIIGGGYLGLWSAIRLKKSNPNMNIIIIEQDRCGSGASGRNGGFVNNWWPKYLSLVEICGEQEARRICQAAESAIDEMGEFCREHKIDAQFRKDGLLWGASNKRQLDSWLGLTTELEKHNVNPFKIIDPQELRQRSGSPRFLAGVYDPNAATVQPALLARGLRRVALEMGVTIYEKSPMTRLERSETPVVHSENGKVIAKKVVIAMNAWGAQFPELRRMIMVMSSDMVATAPAKERLDEIGFKGGECVMDSRTILNYWRNTPDGRIVFGKPLGDFAFGGKIGDLYECPSPAAAGVEAEMRSFYPQLEDVPVISSWTGPLDRAMKGLPNFGHLGGHKNIIFGIGFSGNGVGTTVFASRIIKSLVEDANDEWANCGLVEQKMKLLPPEPFRYIGAHWVRDALVRKESLEDFDQDAGVITNILARMAPAGYAPKKK, encoded by the coding sequence ATGTACCGTGGATTTTGGTATGCACAGGCATTAGATCGTGAAAGTGCACTTTCTCCTGCTTTACAAGGAACTGTTAAAGCTGATGTCTGTATTATTGGAGGAGGTTATCTTGGCCTATGGTCCGCCATTCGATTAAAAAAATCTAATCCTAATATGAATATTATTATTATTGAACAAGATCGCTGCGGTTCAGGGGCTAGTGGGCGAAATGGTGGCTTTGTCAATAACTGGTGGCCGAAGTATTTGTCTTTAGTAGAAATTTGTGGAGAGCAAGAAGCACGTCGTATTTGTCAGGCAGCAGAGTCTGCAATTGATGAGATGGGAGAATTCTGCCGTGAACATAAAATTGATGCCCAATTCCGTAAAGATGGTTTGTTATGGGGTGCAAGTAACAAACGTCAACTAGATTCTTGGTTAGGCCTAACCACTGAATTAGAAAAACACAATGTTAATCCATTCAAAATAATCGATCCCCAAGAGCTACGACAACGCTCAGGTTCACCGCGCTTTTTAGCGGGGGTCTATGACCCAAACGCTGCGACGGTACAGCCAGCTTTATTGGCACGTGGGTTAAGACGTGTAGCGCTAGAAATGGGCGTTACTATTTATGAAAAGTCCCCAATGACACGCTTAGAGCGTAGTGAAACTCCAGTAGTGCACAGCGAAAACGGTAAAGTTATTGCGAAAAAAGTAGTAATTGCGATGAATGCTTGGGGAGCACAATTCCCAGAATTACGCCGCATGATCATGGTTATGTCGAGTGATATGGTCGCTACTGCACCTGCTAAAGAGCGTCTAGATGAAATTGGCTTTAAGGGTGGCGAGTGCGTAATGGATTCACGAACTATTCTTAACTATTGGCGTAATACCCCTGATGGTCGCATTGTATTTGGCAAACCTTTAGGTGACTTCGCCTTTGGCGGAAAAATTGGTGATCTTTACGAATGCCCTTCCCCCGCGGCAGCTGGAGTTGAAGCTGAGATGCGTAGTTTTTACCCGCAACTGGAAGATGTACCTGTGATCAGCAGTTGGACTGGTCCGTTGGATCGTGCAATGAAAGGGCTTCCTAACTTTGGCCATTTAGGTGGTCATAAAAATATTATTTTTGGTATTGGTTTCTCTGGAAACGGTGTAGGTACTACGGTTTTTGCTAGCCGAATTATTAAGTCCTTAGTAGAGGATGCGAATGACGAATGGGCAAATTGCGGTCTAGTCGAGCAAAAAATGAAGTTACTGCCGCCAGAACCATTCCGTTATATCGGTGCACACTGGGTTCGTGATGCACTTGTTCGAAAAGAATCATTGGAAGACTTCGATCAGGATGCAGGTGTAATTACTAATATCCTAGCTCGTATGGCTCCTGCAGGATATGCACCTAAGAAAAAATAA
- a CDS encoding cupin domain-containing protein, whose translation MTQTLIVVKNAVNAELGAPAPAKLPVGDLLALQSTAQDQESQELEASIGIWESSPGQFKRHVANREFSHIVKGRCTFTPEGGEPVELCAGDAVLFPANCQGVWDIQEDFRKTYCIF comes from the coding sequence ATGACTCAGACATTAATTGTGGTTAAAAATGCTGTAAATGCTGAATTGGGCGCACCTGCTCCTGCGAAGCTACCAGTTGGTGATTTACTTGCCTTACAAAGTACAGCACAGGATCAAGAGTCACAGGAGCTTGAAGCTAGTATCGGTATTTGGGAAAGTTCTCCGGGGCAATTTAAACGCCATGTTGCTAATCGTGAATTTAGTCATATTGTTAAAGGTCGGTGTACCTTTACTCCAGAGGGAGGCGAACCTGTAGAACTTTGTGCAGGGGATGCTGTGTTATTCCCAGCTAACTGCCAGGGTGTCTGGGATATTCAAGAAGACTTTCGAAAAACTTACTGTATTTTTTAG
- a CDS encoding NAD(P)/FAD-dependent oxidoreductase: protein MARISSTPADDDGCAWFQLSPNRVPQPELQGLVKADWVIVGAGFTGLAAARQLALNFPEDHIVLVEAQVVGYGASGRNSGFMIDLPHDIGAADYIGDIKTAGMHLKLNQAAQKLIQKLVKEYQIDCQLDPAGKYQAAVEPRGLAILEAYKQGLEKLGQYSEIINEQDIPEHLGTHFYKKALYTPGTLLVQPAAIVKGLADHLPKNVTLYENTTITEIEYDQRIALYSPSGTLIANKMILTNNAFASHFGFLKGRLLPVFTYASMTRILTKEEQQTLGGKKTWGIIPADPFGSTLRRTPDNRLLVRNSFSFNPDGRSKQYFLSGVNKRQKQSFQNRFPMLPNVEFEYTWGGSMCLSRNHESFFGQLAPNVYGALCWNGLGTTKGTIAGTLLADWLAGERNELIDFLISSPGPNANPPQPFLSLGVNLNLMLGQYRSGLES from the coding sequence ATGGCAAGAATAAGTTCAACACCTGCTGATGATGATGGATGTGCATGGTTTCAATTGAGTCCCAATCGAGTACCACAACCAGAATTACAAGGATTAGTAAAAGCTGACTGGGTGATAGTGGGTGCAGGCTTTACTGGGCTAGCAGCAGCACGACAACTTGCATTGAATTTCCCAGAAGATCATATCGTTTTGGTTGAAGCTCAAGTTGTAGGATATGGAGCTTCAGGACGCAATTCTGGCTTTATGATCGATCTGCCACATGACATTGGTGCAGCGGATTATATTGGAGATATCAAAACAGCAGGGATGCATTTAAAATTGAATCAAGCTGCGCAGAAACTGATTCAAAAACTGGTTAAGGAATATCAGATTGATTGTCAACTCGACCCAGCTGGAAAATACCAAGCTGCTGTAGAGCCACGAGGTTTAGCTATACTGGAGGCTTATAAACAAGGTTTAGAAAAATTAGGCCAATATTCAGAAATAATTAATGAACAGGACATTCCTGAACACCTCGGCACTCACTTTTATAAAAAAGCTTTATATACACCTGGCACACTGCTAGTTCAACCAGCAGCTATTGTAAAAGGCTTGGCAGATCATTTACCTAAGAATGTCACACTCTATGAAAATACTACTATCACTGAGATCGAATATGATCAAAGAATCGCTTTATATTCCCCTTCTGGTACGCTGATCGCCAATAAAATGATCTTAACTAATAACGCTTTCGCATCGCACTTTGGATTTTTAAAAGGTCGCTTATTACCCGTTTTTACCTACGCTAGTATGACTCGAATACTGACTAAAGAAGAACAGCAAACTTTGGGTGGGAAAAAAACTTGGGGCATTATTCCGGCCGATCCATTTGGTAGCACACTCAGACGTACGCCAGATAATCGTTTGTTAGTTCGTAATAGTTTTAGCTTTAATCCTGATGGTCGTAGTAAGCAATATTTCTTATCAGGAGTTAATAAACGGCAAAAACAATCATTTCAAAACAGATTCCCAATGTTGCCCAATGTAGAGTTTGAATATACATGGGGCGGTTCAATGTGCTTATCGCGTAATCATGAATCATTTTTTGGGCAATTGGCACCAAATGTTTATGGGGCCTTATGCTGGAATGGCTTAGGCACGACCAAAGGAACGATTGCTGGCACCTTACTGGCAGACTGGCTTGCTGGGGAAAGAAATGAACTAATTGATTTCTTGATTTCCTCTCCAGGACCGAATGCTAATCCACCTCAACCTTTTTTATCGCTGGGCGTCAATCTTAATCTAATGCTTGGACAATATAGATCAGGCCTAGAAAGTTAA
- a CDS encoding IS66 family transposase zinc-finger binding domain-containing protein: MSLALFKKHKFGSKNEHLTAKQIHLWDEAVEEDIAAVELELERLNADKIDGSTQKAKTNKPKRRLLPDHLASVRIEHEPASNQCDCGCQLRRIGEDVSEKLNFRPAQFYKEQHVRGKWVCDQCDTLTQQVMPAYVIDKGIA; the protein is encoded by the coding sequence ATGAGCCTGGCGCTATTTAAAAAACACAAATTTGGCAGCAAAAATGAACATCTCACCGCCAAACAAATCCATTTGTGGGATGAAGCGGTTGAAGAAGATATCGCAGCAGTCGAGCTAGAACTGGAACGGCTGAATGCAGATAAAATAGATGGATCGACACAGAAAGCCAAAACCAATAAACCTAAACGTCGACTATTGCCAGATCATCTAGCGAGTGTACGTATTGAGCATGAACCTGCATCAAACCAATGTGATTGTGGTTGTCAGTTGCGTCGTATCGGTGAAGATGTGAGTGAAAAACTGAATTTCAGACCGGCACAGTTCTATAAAGAACAACATGTGCGTGGCAAATGGGTCTGTGATCAGTGTGATACCCTGACTCAGCAAGTGATGCCTGCGTATGTCATTGATAAAGGGATCGCTTAA
- a CDS encoding FAD-dependent oxidoreductase, with translation MERLPLYQLDQQVFDVVVIGGGAVGCASARQLAGRGFKCLLIDRSDFAAGTSSRSSRMLYSGLGYLATKHPLWQIPFRPAEMIQRLRYTAEVMRCRAELVQEMPNHLTKHTFVYPFREGDQFPPPLVNIGFKLIEGMDGWKVPLAYQRTSRDGAAEKIPLVRGLHPKVKSVGIFEEYMYAWPERICLDTALDAEQKGAIIRNYTEVTAITPQDQGWQINLKDCAPDVEAKATVQAKIVINAGGPWVDHIPDAGGELKKRVIGIKGVNVMIRLPEAYKGQGLEAFSSKGEPFYVFPWRDLHFIGPTETVFTDNPDTVQVEDHEIDYILNEANILFPELKLSRKDVQHCWCGVRPTSTIDGKQVSLPVRLSENPEKPGILTLTGSTIMLHRHASRLVAKAVESKLGLRGEAPKNVIKPDGLFFDDLTKIIREEHVVRLVDLIRRRLPDGLNPDLGHNRAEELSHLAAKILGWTENRRLEELAFFREDTLRTYRQLKVA, from the coding sequence ATGGAAAGACTGCCATTATATCAACTAGATCAGCAAGTCTTTGATGTAGTTGTAATCGGAGGAGGTGCCGTAGGTTGTGCCTCGGCTAGACAGCTTGCAGGTAGAGGATTTAAATGTTTGCTCATTGATCGTAGTGATTTTGCTGCCGGGACCTCTTCACGCTCAAGTCGTATGCTGTATTCAGGACTTGGCTATCTTGCTACTAAACATCCTCTCTGGCAAATACCCTTCCGTCCTGCAGAAATGATCCAACGTTTACGTTATACCGCTGAAGTAATGCGCTGCCGGGCTGAGCTGGTTCAGGAAATGCCAAATCATCTTACTAAGCATACCTTTGTCTATCCATTTCGTGAAGGAGATCAATTTCCACCACCATTAGTTAATATAGGATTTAAATTAATTGAAGGGATGGATGGCTGGAAAGTTCCACTTGCTTATCAACGTACTTCAAGAGACGGTGCTGCTGAAAAAATTCCACTTGTCCGTGGACTACATCCAAAAGTTAAGAGTGTCGGTATTTTTGAGGAATACATGTATGCTTGGCCTGAGCGTATTTGTCTGGATACTGCTCTAGATGCGGAACAAAAAGGGGCAATTATTCGTAACTATACAGAAGTGACTGCAATTACTCCGCAAGACCAAGGTTGGCAGATTAATTTAAAAGATTGCGCTCCTGATGTTGAAGCCAAAGCTACTGTTCAAGCAAAAATTGTAATTAATGCTGGTGGTCCTTGGGTCGACCATATTCCGGATGCAGGTGGTGAACTTAAAAAGAGAGTTATTGGCATTAAAGGTGTTAATGTCATGATCCGCTTACCAGAAGCCTATAAAGGACAAGGACTGGAAGCCTTTTCTAGCAAAGGTGAGCCATTTTATGTATTCCCTTGGCGAGATTTGCATTTCATTGGCCCGACAGAAACTGTTTTTACTGATAATCCAGATACAGTTCAAGTTGAAGATCATGAAATTGACTATATTTTGAATGAAGCAAATATTCTATTTCCTGAGCTTAAGCTGAGTAGAAAAGATGTACAGCATTGCTGGTGTGGGGTACGTCCTACTTCTACTATTGATGGTAAACAAGTTAGTCTGCCCGTCCGTCTCAGTGAAAATCCGGAAAAACCTGGAATTTTAACCTTAACAGGCTCTACTATCATGTTGCATCGCCATGCTAGTCGCTTGGTAGCCAAAGCTGTAGAGTCAAAATTAGGCTTACGCGGTGAAGCTCCCAAAAATGTAATTAAACCAGATGGCTTATTTTTCGATGATCTTACGAAAATTATCCGTGAAGAACATGTAGTTCGCTTAGTCGATCTTATACGCCGACGTTTACCAGACGGATTAAATCCTGATTTGGGTCATAACCGGGCAGAAGAATTATCACATCTTGCGGCTAAGATATTAGGCTGGACAGAAAATCGACGTCTTGAAGAGCTGGCTTTTTTTAGAGAAGATACTCTACGCACCTATCGACAATTAAAGGTTGCTTAA
- a CDS encoding MFS transporter, producing MNRKVPLEDIPLNSFHKKLTFYSAGGPFLDGYVLSIIGVVMFQISESLQLTTLWQGLIASSALVGVFLGGFLGGWFTDKYGRKVLYLVDLIAIVGFSVAQFWVESAIMLFIWRLLIGIAVGADYPIATSFLAEYLPKKNRGPRLAAMVMMWFAGAAASYIVGELILSYVGGPDAWRWVLASTIIPGAIFLIARAGTPESPRWLLNKGRIKEADLVIKKVYGPEYSISDLSEQQVDEKSKVPVGALFHSGYGKRMLFICLFWTCAIIPIYAIYSFAPQFVKALNLTGSMATWGSVAITVLFLIGCMLASMLVSVMGRKKLLFHSFLWSGVAIFLLGINPSASATLVLILFGGFAILMGGAQVLQYVYPNELFPTEIRASAVGLGTSLSRIGATIGTYLVPFSLASLGVSTTMVIASIICLIGAWSAWALAPDIDSMDLNDAARLDNEPKSTVRNPKIKFD from the coding sequence ATGAATAGAAAAGTTCCATTGGAGGATATCCCTCTAAATAGTTTTCATAAAAAGCTAACGTTTTACTCTGCTGGCGGTCCATTCCTAGATGGTTATGTATTAAGCATCATCGGGGTGGTGATGTTTCAAATTTCAGAATCTTTACAGTTAACAACACTGTGGCAAGGACTCATTGCTTCTTCTGCATTAGTGGGTGTATTTCTAGGTGGCTTTCTTGGTGGATGGTTCACAGACAAATATGGTCGTAAAGTACTTTATTTAGTTGATCTAATAGCAATTGTTGGGTTCTCAGTTGCTCAATTCTGGGTTGAATCTGCCATTATGTTATTTATATGGCGGCTCTTGATTGGAATTGCAGTTGGCGCTGACTATCCAATTGCAACTTCATTTTTAGCAGAATATTTACCAAAGAAAAATCGTGGGCCGCGTCTTGCTGCAATGGTAATGATGTGGTTCGCAGGTGCAGCAGCATCTTATATCGTTGGTGAGCTAATATTAAGCTATGTTGGTGGTCCAGATGCATGGCGTTGGGTATTAGCTAGTACTATTATTCCGGGTGCAATTTTCCTAATTGCCCGTGCGGGTACACCTGAATCTCCTCGCTGGCTGCTCAACAAAGGCCGTATAAAAGAAGCCGATTTGGTTATTAAAAAGGTATATGGACCTGAGTACTCAATTAGTGACCTATCTGAACAACAAGTAGATGAAAAATCGAAAGTTCCTGTTGGTGCTTTATTCCACTCCGGCTATGGTAAACGCATGTTGTTTATCTGTTTATTCTGGACTTGCGCCATTATCCCAATCTATGCAATTTATTCTTTTGCACCTCAATTTGTTAAAGCCTTAAATTTAACTGGTTCCATGGCAACTTGGGGTTCTGTAGCCATTACAGTCCTGTTTTTAATTGGCTGCATGTTAGCCAGTATGCTAGTAAGCGTTATGGGCCGTAAAAAATTACTCTTTCATAGCTTCTTATGGTCTGGAGTAGCTATTTTCCTATTAGGTATTAACCCATCTGCCTCTGCTACCCTTGTGCTGATTTTATTTGGTGGCTTCGCCATTCTAATGGGAGGTGCTCAAGTTCTACAGTATGTTTATCCAAATGAACTTTTCCCTACAGAGATCCGCGCTTCAGCAGTTGGATTGGGTACATCATTAAGCCGCATTGGTGCAACTATAGGCACATATTTAGTTCCATTCTCTTTGGCTTCATTAGGCGTATCTACAACAATGGTAATTGCTTCAATTATTTGCCTTATTGGTGCATGGTCAGCTTGGGCATTGGCGCCAGATATTGACTCTATGGACCTGAATGATGCAGCAAGATTAGATAATGAGCCTAAATCAACGGTTCGCAATCCTAAAATTAAATTTGATTAA
- a CDS encoding type II toxin-antitoxin system Phd/YefM family antitoxin — MEILNYSKARAQLSMLINKAIDGQPVEITRRGRDSAVIISKASYEAYQKALYTSQYEKTK, encoded by the coding sequence ATGGAAATCTTAAACTATTCAAAAGCCAGAGCTCAGTTATCTATGCTTATAAATAAAGCCATAGATGGGCAACCAGTTGAAATTACACGTCGAGGCCGAGATTCTGCTGTAATTATCAGTAAAGCATCCTATGAAGCCTATCAAAAAGCACTTTATACATCACAATATGAAAAAACAAAATAG